The proteins below are encoded in one region of Fibrobacterota bacterium:
- a CDS encoding 4a-hydroxytetrahydrobiopterin dehydratase has translation MQEFESLAERDCKPSKKGAPPLAGEALEKLKSGLGHDWKVRDGKKLEKQFDFKDFKQALEFTNRVGALAEAQDHHPDIALSWGKVGITLWTHAVGGLSDNDFILAAKVENLPRPAAG, from the coding sequence ATGCAGGAATTCGAATCGTTGGCAGAGCGGGATTGCAAGCCGAGTAAGAAAGGCGCGCCGCCATTGGCGGGCGAAGCCCTGGAAAAGCTGAAGTCCGGATTGGGCCATGACTGGAAAGTACGGGATGGGAAGAAGCTCGAAAAGCAATTCGACTTCAAAGACTTCAAACAGGCGCTGGAATTCACGAACCGCGTAGGGGCCCTGGCGGAAGCCCAGGATCATCATCCCGACATCGCCCTCTCCTGGGGCAAGGTGGGCATAACCTTGTGGACCCACGCGGTCGGGGGCCTATCGGATAACGATTTCATCCTGGCGGCCAAAGTGGAGAACCTTCCGCGGCCGGCGGCGGGATGA